The following proteins are encoded in a genomic region of Burkholderiales bacterium:
- the rpsM gene encoding 30S ribosomal protein S13, with the protein MARIAGVNIPNQKHAWIALTAIYGIGRSRAHDICAAAGVNPSTKIKDLSDGEMDKLREQVARYTVEGDLRREVTMNIKRLMDLGAYRGVRHRKGLPVRGQRTRTNARTRKGPRKAAVKITAPVQAK; encoded by the coding sequence ATGGCCCGTATTGCCGGCGTAAACATTCCCAACCAGAAGCACGCCTGGATCGCGCTCACCGCGATCTACGGCATCGGCCGTTCGCGCGCGCACGACATCTGCGCCGCGGCCGGCGTCAACCCTTCGACCAAGATCAAGGACCTCTCCGACGGCGAGATGGACAAGCTGCGCGAGCAGGTGGCCAGGTATACGGTCGAGGGCGACCTGCGCCGCGAGGTCACCATGAACATCAAGCGGCTGATGGACCTGGGCGCGTACCGCGGCGTGCGTCATCGCAAGGGCCTGCCGGTACGCGGGCAGCGCACGCGCACCAATGCGCGCACTCGCAAGGGACCGCGCAAGGCGGCGGTCAAGATCACCGCGCCGGTCCAGGCGAAATGA